In one window of Insulibacter thermoxylanivorax DNA:
- the hemQ gene encoding hydrogen peroxide-dependent heme synthase, whose translation MTEAAQTLEGWYSLHDFRLINWQVWTSYSAEERAEAIEEYIALEQKWRKTEAAKEGSTAVYSIVGQKADMMFMHLRETLEELQQIETEFNKTKLAAAMMPAYSYVSIVELSNYVHEPGEDPLQNPYIISRLKPELPKAKHICFYPMDKRRQGEDNWYMLPLEARREMMRSHGNIGRKYAGKVKQVITGSIGFDDWEWGVTLFSDDALQFKKLITEMRYDEASARYADFGEFFVGNLADNDTVRQILS comes from the coding sequence ATGACGGAAGCCGCTCAAACCCTGGAAGGATGGTATAGCCTGCATGACTTCCGCTTGATTAACTGGCAGGTTTGGACCTCCTACAGCGCAGAAGAACGGGCTGAAGCCATCGAGGAGTACATCGCCCTCGAACAGAAGTGGCGCAAGACGGAGGCAGCGAAGGAAGGAAGCACTGCGGTGTACAGCATCGTAGGGCAGAAGGCGGACATGATGTTCATGCATCTGCGGGAGACGCTTGAAGAACTGCAGCAGATCGAGACCGAGTTCAACAAAACAAAGCTCGCTGCGGCGATGATGCCCGCTTATTCCTATGTCTCCATCGTGGAATTAAGCAATTATGTGCATGAACCCGGTGAAGATCCGCTGCAGAATCCCTACATCATCAGCCGCCTGAAGCCAGAACTGCCAAAGGCGAAGCATATCTGCTTCTACCCGATGGACAAGCGCCGGCAAGGCGAGGACAATTGGTACATGCTGCCGTTGGAAGCGCGCCGCGAGATGATGCGCAGCCACGGCAATATCGGCCGCAAGTATGCCGGCAAGGTGAAGCAAGTGATCACGGGATCCATCGGCTTCGACGATTGGGAGTGGGGCGTTACCCTGTTCTCTGACGATGCCCTGCAGTTCAAGAAGTTGATCACCGAGATGCGCTACGATGAGGCCAGTGCCCGTTATGCGGATTTTGGTGAATTTTTTGTCGGTAACCTCGCAGATAACGACACTGTTCGACAAATTCTTAGCTGA
- a CDS encoding DnaD domain protein translates to MRISNMLHFTENHPFYTGRFFALGSLHYTMLHSVYQPMIGSKAISLYHVLYELLPAHQVGYSPIEQQRKLFLSLQLEPGLEGRRKLIEATSRLEAVGLLQTARYYQQQEDDYVYYYHLQPPLLPQDFFASHHLLFLLRDTIGEAALLRLKERLLAPHPPWIHLEEMEELTVPFYELFRLSVEHQESEAIASAWDEVAVSRVRALEAREPTDELRFTHAEILNRFPRASRNRPYVEKLDKRRDQLAFINYTAVKYRLELPELCRLLDEEGIFDASGELNEDLFTYHASLGYLQGNKRREEREANIQKALDLQTASKPDKPDEVPAEAEVEPMYQLDVPERFAGKCDKAQYNQMLRNEPYTRMLERFFQGKPSTHVVRLFERIHYSYKMPDEVINVMMHYIHTNRLSWSKAFVESIFTDLLAREVRDFEGAVEYIRERLEIAEKSQAKASAAKKRSSGNTRSRKPVPAIVTEDVPDDPVTDEEYERILQKVRRIESQLK, encoded by the coding sequence ATGCGCATCTCGAATATGCTGCATTTTACGGAGAATCATCCCTTCTATACCGGGCGTTTCTTCGCATTAGGCAGTCTGCACTACACGATGTTGCACAGCGTCTATCAACCGATGATCGGCTCGAAGGCGATCAGCCTGTATCATGTCCTATACGAGTTGCTTCCTGCGCATCAGGTCGGCTATTCTCCGATCGAACAGCAAAGGAAGCTGTTTTTGTCCTTGCAATTAGAACCGGGGCTTGAGGGGCGGCGCAAGCTGATCGAGGCGACATCCCGCCTTGAGGCCGTCGGCTTGCTGCAGACGGCGCGGTATTACCAGCAGCAAGAGGATGATTATGTCTACTACTATCATCTGCAGCCGCCGCTGTTGCCGCAGGATTTCTTCGCCAGTCACCATCTGCTCTTCCTGCTTCGGGATACGATCGGCGAGGCGGCCCTGCTGAGGCTGAAGGAGCGTCTCTTAGCCCCGCATCCGCCTTGGATCCATTTGGAAGAGATGGAGGAACTGACTGTTCCGTTCTATGAATTGTTTCGTCTGAGCGTGGAACATCAGGAATCCGAGGCGATAGCCTCGGCATGGGATGAGGTGGCGGTCAGCAGGGTGCGTGCCTTAGAAGCACGGGAGCCGACAGACGAGCTGCGCTTCACACATGCGGAGATTCTGAATCGATTCCCGCGTGCTTCCCGCAACCGACCGTATGTGGAGAAGCTGGACAAGCGGCGGGATCAGCTGGCCTTCATCAACTACACCGCGGTGAAGTACCGCTTGGAGTTGCCGGAACTGTGCCGTCTGCTCGATGAGGAAGGGATCTTCGATGCGTCCGGCGAATTAAACGAAGATCTGTTCACCTATCATGCCTCTTTGGGTTATCTGCAGGGCAATAAACGCCGAGAGGAGCGGGAGGCGAACATCCAGAAGGCCCTCGATCTGCAAACTGCATCCAAACCGGATAAGCCGGATGAGGTTCCTGCCGAAGCCGAGGTGGAACCGATGTATCAATTGGATGTTCCTGAACGATTCGCAGGCAAATGCGACAAAGCCCAGTACAATCAGATGCTGCGCAACGAACCCTACACGAGGATGCTGGAGAGATTCTTCCAAGGCAAACCTTCAACGCACGTCGTTCGCTTGTTCGAACGCATCCATTACAGCTACAAGATGCCCGACGAAGTCATCAATGTGATGATGCACTATATACATACCAATCGATTGTCATGGTCGAAGGCGTTTGTTGAATCGATCTTCACCGATCTATTGGCGAGGGAAGTGCGCGACTTCGAAGGGGCTGTAGAGTATATCCGGGAACGTCTGGAGATCGCGGAGAAAAGCCAGGCCAAAGCATCAGCGGCGAAGAAACGCAGCTCCGGCAACACGCGCAGCCGCAAGCCTGTCCCCGCCATCGTGACGGAGGATGTTCCGGATGATCCGGTGACGGACGAGGAGTATGAGCGGATCTTGCAGAAGGTGCGCCGGATCGAGTCGCAGTTGAAGTAG
- the uvrC gene encoding excinuclease ABC subunit UvrC, whose product MTQDLIRKKLALLPEKPGCYLMKNAAGEIIYVGKAKVLRNRVRSYFTGSHDTKTTRLVQEIRDFEYIVTGSNVEALILECNLIKKHSPRYNVLLKDDKSFPYICITNEEHPRLIVTRKVVKGKGKYFGPYPNAYAAQQTKKLLDRLYPLRKCDTIPDRVCLYYHMGQCLAPCEYPVSSDQYEQMVQEITRFLNGHQDEIRRELEEKMHAAAEKLEFERAKEYRDLIAAIDALAEKQSITTTDLIDRDVFGYYAEKGWLSVTILYYRQGKMIGRHASTLPYYGDEEEDFLSYVAQYYNENPALPKEIHLPVISEEHVHSVQSIEEWLGVKLKMPKRGIKRKTVDMAIDNARLVLSEKFRLLEQDKERTVMAAENLGRWLGLESARRIEAFDNSNIHGTDAVSAMVLFVDGKPERSGYRKYRVKTVRGADDYETMREVIRRRYVRVLKENLPLPDVIIVDGGKGQISAASDVLENELGLSIPVCGLVKDERHRTSQLMAGDPPEIVPIPRDSKEFYLLQRIQEEVHRFAISFHRQVRAKSLVASQLDGIPGVGEKRRKALLKHFGSVKKIKEASIEDFRPLRIGEKLAQRILEALNANEEADQAAHKQGTNADS is encoded by the coding sequence ATGACTCAGGACTTGATCAGGAAGAAACTTGCCTTGCTGCCGGAGAAACCGGGATGTTACCTGATGAAAAACGCCGCCGGCGAGATCATCTACGTCGGCAAGGCCAAGGTGCTGCGAAACCGGGTTCGTTCTTACTTCACCGGCAGTCATGATACGAAGACGACCCGCTTGGTGCAGGAGATTCGCGATTTTGAATACATCGTCACGGGCAGCAATGTTGAAGCTTTGATCCTGGAGTGCAATCTGATCAAGAAGCATAGTCCGCGTTACAATGTCCTGCTCAAGGATGATAAGTCCTTTCCATATATATGCATTACCAATGAGGAACACCCCCGTCTCATCGTGACGCGCAAAGTGGTGAAGGGAAAAGGGAAGTACTTCGGACCGTATCCGAATGCCTATGCCGCTCAGCAGACGAAGAAACTGCTTGACCGGCTGTATCCGCTGCGCAAGTGCGATACGATCCCGGATCGCGTATGCCTCTATTATCATATGGGTCAGTGCTTAGCCCCCTGTGAGTATCCGGTATCCTCTGATCAATATGAGCAGATGGTGCAGGAGATTACACGCTTCTTGAACGGTCATCAGGATGAGATCCGGCGCGAGCTGGAGGAGAAGATGCATGCGGCAGCGGAGAAACTGGAGTTCGAACGGGCGAAGGAATACCGCGACCTCATCGCGGCCATCGACGCTCTGGCGGAGAAACAGAGCATCACTACAACGGATCTGATCGACCGCGATGTGTTCGGTTATTACGCCGAGAAGGGATGGCTCAGTGTTACGATCCTCTATTACCGCCAGGGCAAGATGATCGGCCGCCATGCCTCGACGCTTCCATACTACGGCGATGAGGAAGAGGATTTCCTCTCCTATGTTGCTCAATATTACAACGAGAATCCGGCCTTGCCGAAGGAGATTCATCTTCCCGTTATCTCGGAGGAGCATGTACACAGCGTACAATCTATAGAGGAATGGCTCGGCGTGAAGCTGAAGATGCCCAAGCGGGGGATCAAGCGGAAGACGGTAGATATGGCGATCGACAACGCCCGCCTCGTCTTAAGCGAGAAATTTCGCCTGCTCGAGCAGGATAAAGAACGCACGGTGATGGCTGCCGAAAATCTCGGACGCTGGCTAGGCCTGGAGAGTGCCAGACGCATCGAAGCCTTCGACAACTCCAATATCCACGGCACGGATGCGGTATCGGCGATGGTCTTGTTCGTCGACGGCAAGCCGGAGCGCAGCGGCTATCGCAAGTACCGCGTGAAGACGGTGCGGGGAGCGGACGACTATGAGACGATGCGCGAGGTGATCCGCCGCCGCTATGTCCGCGTCTTGAAGGAAAATCTGCCGCTGCCCGATGTGATCATCGTAGACGGCGGCAAGGGACAGATCTCAGCGGCCAGCGATGTCTTGGAGAATGAACTCGGACTCTCCATCCCTGTGTGCGGTCTGGTCAAGGACGAGAGGCACCGCACTTCGCAGCTCATGGCCGGCGACCCGCCAGAGATCGTACCGATCCCGCGGGACAGCAAGGAGTTCTATCTGCTGCAGCGCATCCAGGAGGAGGTGCATCGCTTCGCGATTTCCTTCCACCGCCAAGTACGAGCGAAGTCCCTGGTCGCTTCCCAGCTGGACGGCATCCCGGGGGTCGGCGAGAAGAGGCGCAAAGCTCTGCTCAAGCACTTCGGTTCGGTGAAAAAAATAAAAGAAGCGAGCATCGAAGATTTTCGCCCGCTTCGCATCGGAGAGAAGTTAGCACAGCGGATCCTCGAGGCGCTTAACGCTAACGAGGAGGCAGATCAAGCGGCGCATAAGCAGGGGACGAACGCTGACTCATAG
- a CDS encoding YqzM family protein — MSEQPYNPELHINEEPRNDFVDVAYGFMAMFGFVVIVSALAMIFSM, encoded by the coding sequence ATGAGCGAGCAACCTTACAACCCCGAACTTCATATCAATGAAGAACCGCGGAATGATTTTGTCGATGTTGCTTACGGGTTCATGGCGATGTTCGGCTTCGTGGTCATCGTTTCCGCACTAGCGATGATCTTCAGCATGTAA
- a CDS encoding alpha/beta fold hydrolase translates to MPIKKINGVNLHYHTTGQGIPIIFVHPPLLTSSIFNYQKAVLSASCQVITFDIRGHGRSEASEAPFSYALIAEDMKQLLDHLGIEQAYICGYSAGGALALEAMLNYPDRWLGGILLSAMSEVSDWWLQLRLTAATALMDLGLSHLLMKGISWGNQDSPETYEQLLKTAKHGDPRSIREYYAFSHTYSCTKQLPRIKQPVLLVYGQKDRSFYRYAEILHHRLPSSSLYIMRDVGHQLPTKAGDRVNSLILHWLQLQAESRGECGITTDFLRDMEVPAAVFGNEWNDQDLVHSERDL, encoded by the coding sequence ATGCCCATCAAGAAGATCAACGGCGTGAATCTGCATTATCACACAACGGGACAAGGGATCCCGATCATCTTCGTCCATCCGCCGCTGCTTACATCCAGCATCTTCAATTATCAAAAAGCTGTGCTGTCTGCCTCATGCCAAGTGATCACCTTCGATATCCGTGGACACGGCCGAAGCGAGGCTTCAGAGGCTCCGTTTAGCTATGCGTTGATCGCCGAGGATATGAAGCAGCTGCTCGACCACCTCGGCATCGAACAAGCCTATATATGCGGTTATTCGGCGGGCGGGGCCCTCGCCCTCGAAGCGATGCTGAATTATCCCGACCGCTGGCTGGGCGGCATCCTGCTGAGCGCGATGTCGGAGGTCAGTGATTGGTGGCTGCAGCTAAGGCTGACGGCTGCGACGGCGCTGATGGATCTAGGACTGAGCCATCTTCTGATGAAGGGAATCAGCTGGGGCAACCAGGATTCCCCTGAGACTTATGAGCAGCTGCTCAAGACGGCTAAGCACGGTGACCCTCGCAGCATCCGGGAGTATTATGCCTTCAGCCATACCTACAGCTGTACCAAACAGCTCCCCCGGATCAAACAGCCGGTGCTGCTGGTCTACGGCCAGAAGGACCGCTCCTTCTATCGATATGCGGAGATCCTCCATCACAGACTTCCCTCCAGCAGCTTGTATATTATGAGAGATGTCGGCCATCAACTGCCGACCAAGGCGGGGGACCGCGTGAACAGCCTGATCCTGCATTGGCTGCAGCTGCAGGCCGAGTCCCGCGGGGAGTGCGGCATAACGACGGATTTCTTAAGGGACATGGAAGTTCCGGCGGCGGTCTTCGGCAATGAATGGAATGACCAAGATCTTGTACACAGCGAGCGGGATCTTTGA
- a CDS encoding YuiB family protein yields MNIFQLIIGIVIIVVLFFGISFILNMLLKTTYLPVLFYIIFILGWLVYHYESGPWLAYLAEYGWIDLLYALFGLAAVFGGGLTIQKLRKLGFKMF; encoded by the coding sequence ATGAATATCTTCCAACTGATCATAGGAATCGTAATCATCGTTGTTTTGTTCTTCGGAATCAGCTTCATCTTAAATATGCTATTAAAAACAACTTATCTGCCGGTTCTTTTCTATATCATCTTCATCCTGGGCTGGTTGGTCTACCACTATGAATCCGGGCCTTGGCTTGCTTACTTGGCCGAATATGGCTGGATCGATCTGCTGTATGCATTGTTCGGGCTGGCGGCGGTGTTCGGCGGCGGGCTGACGATTCAGAAGCTGCGCAAACTCGGGTTCAAAATGTTCTAA
- a CDS encoding CPBP family intramembrane glutamic endopeptidase, translating into MKTRRTKNIWLSLGLILCIAYFLWFNHPFPLEDGSLSKEEAALAALQYFDLDPEEAKVSVIYDVDQEAIAYLQKEQLLDSYLDRYDPVYPLEYYLVEIEMPEDNRYSAHVHLYEGIITAWSRPVPSDIAESSEAAALAAAEAYFHQQRPADLAATETSSLQLPDGSFQIYYEYDHDRIGEAKRTVTVHTAGGAVIAYQSGFMPPSSFLAWLEQQNARAEQFTGLTLWASAALAAAALTIAILYRRSIHWSDGLLLVSITVIIQTIQYMNTLPNYVSLIELRQAGWLLYAFEFIFAASFTAVFCLTVYLPYLGGKALLAREGRSRLLHLRDWNRELRNAVLRGYGFGFLILAVQTVIFQVGSAAFHVWWIPDPSLSTENMLWPLLMPLTAWAAAISEEIIYRLFAVTLFKKLFRSTFIAVLLSSMLWGLGHTAYPVYPVYTRFIEVTIIGILFGYLFIRLGFAAAVFAHAVADSVLMGLDIAGLGIGGLIAACVYIALPAVIGWLLARRPPMSQRSSPAYAPLDLPPR; encoded by the coding sequence GTGAAGACGCGACGCACGAAGAACATCTGGCTCAGCCTAGGACTCATCCTATGCATCGCCTATTTCCTCTGGTTCAATCATCCGTTTCCGCTGGAGGATGGCAGCCTGAGCAAGGAGGAAGCCGCGCTGGCCGCCCTGCAGTACTTCGATCTCGATCCCGAAGAAGCGAAAGTTTCCGTCATCTATGACGTGGATCAGGAGGCGATCGCTTATCTCCAGAAGGAACAGCTGTTGGACAGCTATCTGGATCGCTATGATCCGGTCTATCCGCTGGAGTACTACCTGGTCGAGATCGAGATGCCGGAAGACAATCGTTATTCGGCGCATGTCCACTTATACGAAGGCATCATCACCGCTTGGAGCCGGCCGGTACCGTCTGACATCGCCGAGAGCAGCGAAGCGGCCGCGCTGGCGGCCGCCGAAGCCTACTTCCATCAGCAACGCCCCGCCGACCTTGCGGCAACGGAGACGAGCAGTCTACAGCTGCCCGACGGAAGTTTTCAGATCTATTATGAATACGACCATGACCGCATCGGCGAAGCGAAGCGCACGGTAACCGTGCATACGGCAGGCGGGGCCGTGATCGCCTATCAGAGCGGGTTTATGCCCCCTTCTTCTTTCTTAGCTTGGCTGGAACAGCAGAATGCGCGCGCAGAGCAGTTCACCGGTCTGACGCTCTGGGCCTCAGCTGCCCTGGCCGCAGCTGCGCTGACGATCGCGATCCTCTATCGGCGGTCAATTCACTGGAGCGACGGGCTGCTCTTGGTCAGCATCACCGTCATCATCCAGACGATCCAATATATGAACACGCTGCCGAATTACGTTTCGCTCATCGAACTGCGGCAGGCGGGCTGGCTGTTGTACGCCTTCGAGTTCATCTTCGCCGCCTCATTCACCGCTGTCTTCTGCTTGACGGTGTATCTGCCCTACTTGGGCGGCAAGGCGCTGCTTGCCCGTGAAGGGAGGAGCCGGCTTCTTCACCTGCGCGATTGGAACCGCGAACTGCGAAACGCCGTCCTTCGCGGCTACGGCTTCGGCTTCCTCATCCTTGCGGTGCAGACCGTGATCTTCCAAGTGGGAAGTGCTGCCTTTCACGTCTGGTGGATCCCCGATCCGTCGCTGTCGACGGAGAATATGTTATGGCCGCTTCTCATGCCGCTTACGGCTTGGGCGGCTGCGATCAGCGAGGAGATCATCTACCGGCTGTTCGCCGTCACTTTGTTCAAGAAGCTCTTCCGCTCAACCTTCATCGCAGTGCTGCTCTCCTCCATGCTGTGGGGACTCGGGCATACGGCTTATCCCGTTTATCCGGTCTATACGCGCTTCATCGAAGTGACGATCATCGGCATCCTGTTCGGCTATCTCTTCATCCGCCTCGGATTTGCCGCCGCTGTCTTCGCCCATGCCGTTGCCGACAGCGTCCTCATGGGTCTCGATATTGCCGGCCTGGGGATCGGCGGGCTCATCGCCGCCTGCGTGTATATCGCGCTGCCGGCCGTCATCGGCTGGCTGCTTGCACGTCGGCCGCCTATGAGTCAGCGTTCGTCCCCTGCTTATGCGCCGCTTGATCTGCCTCCTCGTTAG
- the trxA gene encoding thioredoxin, with protein MAIVDVTDQSFKNEVEGAGTVLVDFWAPWCGPCKMIAPVLEELDQEMGDQVKIAKINVDDNPDTTSRFGVMSIPTLIVFKDGQPVDKLVGFQPKDALKSVLSRHI; from the coding sequence ATGGCGATAGTTGATGTGACGGACCAGTCTTTCAAAAATGAAGTCGAAGGCGCTGGTACAGTATTGGTTGATTTCTGGGCTCCTTGGTGCGGTCCCTGCAAGATGATCGCTCCGGTATTGGAAGAGCTCGATCAAGAGATGGGCGACCAAGTGAAGATCGCGAAGATCAACGTTGATGATAATCCGGACACCACTTCCCGCTTTGGAGTTATGAGCATTCCAACGCTCATCGTCTTCAAGGACGGGCAGCCGGTTGACAAACTCGTCGGCTTCCAGCCGAAAGACGCCCTGAAGAGCGTCCTATCCCGCCATATCTAA
- the dnaI gene encoding primosomal protein DnaI, which produces MESLGELLQALRRSPYMKRAEEMKRELLADPLVAELRERHPEIDDALLVSHMNQVSQYVKESHRCKNCPGLDRCPNDLAGHYTKLEVHNIADKTYLVDTKVPCKLWTAKQAQERIRRRIRSFYVDEQVLSGRYSLEEILRVDRERVKAVEKVAEYIAHVQERGLPNKGLYLYGKFGTGKTFLMGYMLYELARYGYTGVIIYMPDFMEDLKSMFAEPQQLKDTIEMLKETDLLVFDDIGSENLNPWARDHVLGTILNYRMNRKPTFFTSNYDLDALEQHFSFTNRVGEELHKGQRIMDRIRPFVEAVPVNGRNKRGMTSESV; this is translated from the coding sequence ATGGAATCGCTGGGGGAATTGCTGCAGGCTTTGCGCAGATCGCCGTATATGAAGCGGGCGGAAGAGATGAAACGGGAACTCCTCGCTGATCCGCTCGTTGCCGAGCTGCGTGAACGCCATCCGGAGATCGATGATGCGCTGCTCGTCTCCCATATGAATCAGGTGAGTCAATACGTCAAGGAATCCCATCGCTGCAAGAACTGCCCGGGGCTTGACCGCTGTCCGAACGACCTCGCCGGTCATTATACGAAACTCGAAGTGCATAATATCGCTGACAAGACCTATCTCGTGGATACGAAGGTGCCCTGCAAGCTGTGGACGGCGAAGCAGGCTCAGGAGCGCATTCGGAGGCGCATCCGCAGCTTCTATGTCGATGAACAGGTGCTCTCCGGCCGCTATTCTTTGGAGGAGATCCTAAGGGTGGACCGGGAACGGGTGAAGGCGGTGGAGAAAGTTGCCGAATACATCGCCCATGTCCAAGAGCGGGGACTGCCGAACAAGGGGTTGTACCTCTATGGCAAGTTTGGCACCGGCAAGACCTTCCTGATGGGTTATATGCTCTATGAACTGGCTCGCTATGGCTATACCGGCGTGATCATCTATATGCCGGACTTCATGGAAGATCTCAAGTCGATGTTTGCCGAGCCGCAGCAGCTCAAGGATACGATCGAGATGTTAAAAGAAACGGACTTATTGGTATTCGATGATATCGGTTCGGAGAATCTGAATCCTTGGGCGCGCGACCACGTGCTGGGCACGATCCTGAACTACCGCATGAATCGCAAACCGACGTTCTTCACCAGCAACTATGACCTGGACGCCCTTGAGCAGCATTTTAGCTTTACGAATCGCGTCGGGGAAGAACTGCACAAGGGACAGCGCATCATGGATCGGATTCGTCCCTTCGTCGAAGCCGTGCCGGTGAACGGCCGCAACAAGCGCGGCATGACCAGTGAATCGGTGTGA
- a CDS encoding two-component system sensor histidine kinase NtrB, translating to MSFIHSKSIYLSVSLIIIVPLILLNIYYAIDHRDGDLRDHLLHVDHMVEQLKIILEDPASQESPRMIDIISEFFPEYHIGIYNHDTGQLIAYPQVPITADQLNWLAEAAQEDAGEQRLERHDDNLIHTAHLISNQHGRQYLIVSIDVQDIYKHYYRDILLSSLAVCMVWILTMLLIRALTSRFKQALDILSYQIQIDEEHQANYHIYPDIKPILERINRKNNDLRNMAQKYINESYKMKQLMDMTPLGILSIDERGTITACNATYALYYPELEKDRLLGMNIRTLAERSKMPEVELSIEKALDGIQTNARTLEYDDRVLLIYAYPIYDENQKITGALGICQDITEIERLRNELHRIDRLHVIGQMAASFAHEVRNPLTVIRGFMQLMQRQMEPDKMQAYLGMVISELDRANEIIGNFLSLSQNRFLQKDKMNLNQVIEEIEALLQAEASHSNIELVIEKDPNLQDLMLNDKEIKQLILNLTRNGMESMTSNGTGTLYIRTIQEEDAAVLEVQDTGHGIPKNKLDHLFEPFYTTKPSGTGLGLAVCLSIIERHQAKIDVRSEENVGTTFTIRFNTLEEASKHVG from the coding sequence ATGTCGTTTATACACAGTAAGTCCATATACCTTAGTGTCTCCCTCATCATCATCGTGCCATTAATCCTGCTTAATATCTATTATGCCATTGACCATCGTGACGGAGATCTTAGAGACCATCTCCTCCATGTGGACCATATGGTCGAGCAGTTGAAGATCATCTTGGAAGATCCCGCTTCCCAAGAATCCCCCCGCATGATCGACATCATCTCCGAATTCTTCCCAGAATATCACATCGGCATCTACAACCATGACACGGGGCAGCTCATCGCTTATCCGCAGGTCCCCATCACCGCAGATCAACTGAACTGGCTGGCGGAGGCTGCGCAGGAGGATGCAGGTGAGCAGCGCCTGGAAAGGCATGACGATAATTTAATTCATACCGCACATCTGATCAGCAATCAACATGGGAGACAATATCTTATCGTCAGCATCGATGTTCAGGATATCTATAAGCATTACTATCGGGACATCCTGCTCTCTTCGCTTGCGGTGTGCATGGTCTGGATCTTGACGATGCTGCTGATTCGAGCGCTCACATCCCGCTTTAAGCAAGCGCTCGATATCCTAAGCTATCAGATTCAGATCGACGAGGAACATCAAGCCAACTATCATATCTACCCGGACATTAAGCCGATCCTCGAACGGATCAACCGCAAGAACAACGACCTGCGCAACATGGCACAGAAATATATCAATGAGTCCTACAAGATGAAGCAGCTTATGGACATGACGCCCCTCGGCATCCTGTCCATCGATGAGCGCGGCACGATTACCGCATGCAATGCTACATACGCTCTTTACTATCCTGAACTGGAGAAGGACCGTTTGCTGGGGATGAACATCCGCACGCTGGCCGAACGCTCGAAGATGCCTGAGGTGGAGCTCAGCATCGAGAAGGCGCTGGACGGGATCCAGACCAATGCCAGAACCCTGGAATACGATGACCGCGTGCTGTTAATCTACGCTTATCCGATCTATGACGAGAACCAGAAGATCACCGGGGCGCTGGGCATCTGCCAGGATATCACTGAGATCGAGCGGCTGCGCAACGAGCTGCACCGCATCGACCGCCTGCACGTCATCGGCCAGATGGCTGCAAGCTTTGCCCACGAAGTACGCAACCCTCTGACCGTGATCCGCGGCTTCATGCAGCTCATGCAACGGCAGATGGAACCCGATAAGATGCAGGCTTACTTGGGGATGGTCATCAGTGAATTGGACCGCGCCAATGAGATTATCGGCAACTTCCTGTCCTTGTCACAGAACCGCTTCTTACAGAAGGACAAGATGAATCTCAACCAGGTGATCGAAGAGATCGAAGCGCTGCTTCAGGCGGAGGCCAGCCACAGCAATATCGAACTGGTCATCGAGAAGGACCCGAACCTGCAAGATCTCATGCTGAACGACAAGGAGATCAAACAACTGATCTTAAACCTGACCCGCAACGGCATGGAATCCATGACTTCAAACGGCACCGGCACCCTGTACATCCGAACGATCCAAGAAGAAGACGCAGCCGTCTTAGAAGTGCAAGACACGGGGCACGGCATTCCGAAGAACAAGCTGGATCATCTCTTCGAACCCTTCTATACGACGAAACCAAGCGGTACAGGATTGGGTCTTGCCGTCTGCCTCAGCATCATAGAACGCCATCAGGCGAAGATCGACGTCCGTTCAGAAGAGAACGTCGGCACCACCTTCACCATCCGTTTCAACACGCTTGAAGAAGCGAGCAAACACGTCGGTTAA